One part of the Phragmites australis chromosome 3, lpPhrAust1.1, whole genome shotgun sequence genome encodes these proteins:
- the LOC133911719 gene encoding GCN5-related N-acetyltransferase 6, chloroplastic-like isoform X1, whose amino-acid sequence MAAGFVTPPPPLAGAQGGLRGRGVLQRRLAASPMKDESVVSTNGGKEETVTDSLNVARGVSHPGLSSSLSNQASVVPTPLLPAEPSDLRFNRLRPSIDESDCNHKRFFGCYVAREAIIDEEYWIAAWLRAEYHYKDQSGDRYVESFKREFAAQEFHALKKRCSKQHGEKYICFVVVKNDDLRRTVLNSVVGTLDVCIRHPLHGEKFPTEPGKLSLHCRIYQPDQPKFGYLTNLCVAKYARRQGIASNMLLLAIDAARLNGAENIYIHVHKDNLPAWKLYDKIGFKMVELDGALHSSDLCLLSFTS is encoded by the exons ATGGCCGCTGGATTCgtcacgccgccgccgccgttggccGGCGCGCAGGGCGGGCTCCGTGGCCGCGGCGTCCTCCAACGGCGTCTCGCCGCCTCGCCCAT GAAAGATGAATCTGTGGTTTCTACTAATGGCGGAAAGGAGGAAACGGTCACTGATAGCCTCAATGTTGCTAGAGGAGTGTCGCACCCTGGGCTTTCATCAAGCTTATCCAATCAGGCATCAGTGGTCCCAACACCTTTGCTTCCTGCTGAACCATCTGATCTCCGTTTCAATCGTCTTCGACCCTCAATCGATGAAAGTGATTGCAATCACAAAAGATTTTTCGGCTGCTATGTTGCTCGTGAGGCTATAATCGACGAGGAATACTGG ATTGCTGCATGGTTGAGAGCAGAATATCACTATAAAGACCAGTCAGGCGATCG CTATGTCGAAAGTTTTAAGAGAGAATTTGCAGCACAG GAATTTCATGCGTTAAAGAAGCGATGCAGCAAGCAGCACGGAGAGAAATATATCTGTTTTGTTGTG GTAAAGAACGATGACCTTAGGCGAACTGTCCTGAATAGCGTTGTTGGTACCTTAGATGTATGTATTAGGCATCCTCTACATGGGGAGAAATTTCCTACG GAGCCTGGAAAGTTGTCTCTTCACTGTAGAATCTATCAGCCAGATCAGCCAAAATTTGGATACTTAACAAATTTATGTGTTGCTAAATATGCAAGGCGTCAAGGGATTGCCAGCAACATGTTGTTATTGGCCATAGATGCTGCAAGACTCAATG GTGCTgaaaatatttatattcatgtgcATAAGGATAACTTACCAGCTTGGAAGCTCTATGATAAGATAGGATTCAAG ATGGTTGAGTTGGATGGTGCTCTCCATTCATCAGATCTGTGTTTGCTTTCCTTCACTTCATAG
- the LOC133911719 gene encoding GCN5-related N-acetyltransferase 6, chloroplastic-like isoform X2, with translation MLFLIFTHNNFIFPRKDESVVSTNGGKEETVTDSLNVARGVSHPGLSSSLSNQASVVPTPLLPAEPSDLRFNRLRPSIDESDCNHKRFFGCYVAREAIIDEEYWIAAWLRAEYHYKDQSGDRYVESFKREFAAQEFHALKKRCSKQHGEKYICFVVVKNDDLRRTVLNSVVGTLDVCIRHPLHGEKFPTEPGKLSLHCRIYQPDQPKFGYLTNLCVAKYARRQGIASNMLLLAIDAARLNGAENIYIHVHKDNLPAWKLYDKIGFKMVELDGALHSSDLCLLSFTS, from the exons ATGTTGTTTCTTATTTTCACGCACAATAACTTCATCTTTCCCAGGAAAGATGAATCTGTGGTTTCTACTAATGGCGGAAAGGAGGAAACGGTCACTGATAGCCTCAATGTTGCTAGAGGAGTGTCGCACCCTGGGCTTTCATCAAGCTTATCCAATCAGGCATCAGTGGTCCCAACACCTTTGCTTCCTGCTGAACCATCTGATCTCCGTTTCAATCGTCTTCGACCCTCAATCGATGAAAGTGATTGCAATCACAAAAGATTTTTCGGCTGCTATGTTGCTCGTGAGGCTATAATCGACGAGGAATACTGG ATTGCTGCATGGTTGAGAGCAGAATATCACTATAAAGACCAGTCAGGCGATCG CTATGTCGAAAGTTTTAAGAGAGAATTTGCAGCACAG GAATTTCATGCGTTAAAGAAGCGATGCAGCAAGCAGCACGGAGAGAAATATATCTGTTTTGTTGTG GTAAAGAACGATGACCTTAGGCGAACTGTCCTGAATAGCGTTGTTGGTACCTTAGATGTATGTATTAGGCATCCTCTACATGGGGAGAAATTTCCTACG GAGCCTGGAAAGTTGTCTCTTCACTGTAGAATCTATCAGCCAGATCAGCCAAAATTTGGATACTTAACAAATTTATGTGTTGCTAAATATGCAAGGCGTCAAGGGATTGCCAGCAACATGTTGTTATTGGCCATAGATGCTGCAAGACTCAATG GTGCTgaaaatatttatattcatgtgcATAAGGATAACTTACCAGCTTGGAAGCTCTATGATAAGATAGGATTCAAG ATGGTTGAGTTGGATGGTGCTCTCCATTCATCAGATCTGTGTTTGCTTTCCTTCACTTCATAG
- the LOC133911718 gene encoding E3 ubiquitin-protein ligase SPL2-like, whose amino-acid sequence MSARDRETVEALVRFAASLDGAVLGLGTAAVAVASWVKYLAASKELRLVASATTAAIADLRSVLPGDGGDSQMVAVRGFVRPGPRGRILVPSGSREPCVVTKHTQMCLFTEWRGIFGWTFDLHALLFRSWKEQIITSFRYVPFVLASSESGNSTWMVHVNLDKADQPLPLTTVYHKLIPVETSPYTLFQTIIGNGYPIALLDEEKILPIGKEITAIGLCRTNDESVEISSCPEIPFFLSELTKDEMQAELASRARTLFWAGIIFGTLSVCLLCHAIYRGWKRIKLRREARQAQQLFEEAEDAIQEDDSSDEDEIGDGQLCVVCLRKRRRAAFIPCGHLVCCCKCALRMEREAEPLCPMCRQDIRYMIRIYDS is encoded by the exons ATGTCGGCGCGCGACCGCGAGACGGTCGAGGCGCTCGTGCGCTTCGCCGCCTCACTGGACGGGGCGGTGCTCGGCCTCGGAACGgcggccgtcgccgtcgcgTCGTGGGTCAAGTACCTCGCGGCCTCCAAGGAGCTGCGGCTCGTTGCCTCCGCGACGACGGCCGCCATCGCTGACCTCCGCTCCGTCCTCCCAGGCGACGGCGGCGATTCACAGATGGTAGCTGTGCGGGGCTTCGTGCGCCCCGGCCCCCGGGGCAGGATCCTCGTGCCTTCCGGCTCCAGGGAGCCCTGCGTCGTCACCAAGCACACCCAGATG TGCTTGTTCACGGAATGGAGAGGCATCTTTGGATGGACCTTTGATCTGCATGCTCTCCTTTTTAGATCATGGAAAGAGCAAATCATAACATCTTTTAGATAT GTTCCGTTCGTTCTTGCCAGTTCCGAGTCCGGAAACTCGACTTGGATGGTACATGTCAATTTAGATAAGGCGGATCAACCATTACCTCTTACAACTGTGTATCATAAACTTATCCCGGTTGAGACATCTCCTTACACATTATTTCAAACTATCATTGGCAATGGCTATCCA ATTGCATtattggatgaagaaaaaatactTCCTATTGGTAAGGAAATTACAGCTATAGGACTATGTCGAACAAATGATGAAAGTGTTGAGATCAGCTCATGCCCAGAGATTCCCTTTTTCTT ATCTGAGCTGACCAAGGATGAGATGCAAGCTGAGCTGGCTTCGCGTGCTAGAACACTCTTTTGGGCTGGTATTATTTTTGGAACCTTGTCGGTTTGCTTACTGTGCCATGCCATTTACAG GGGCTGGAAGAGAATCAAACTGCGGAGGGAGGCTAGGCAAGCACAACAGTTATTTGAGGAGGCTGAAGACGCTattcaagaagatgactctagCGATGAAGATGAAATAGGAGACGGGCAACTGTGTGTTGTGTGCttaaggaagagaaggagggcaGCTTTTATTCCTTGTGGGCATCTTGTCTGCTGTTGCAAGTGCGCATTAAGAATGGAACGTGAGGCTGAACCATTGTGCCCTATGTGTCGGCAAGACATCAGATACATGATTAGGATTTATGACTCTTGA
- the LOC133911721 gene encoding uncharacterized protein LOC133911721, giving the protein MASATGNSSLRSCSSLPNLLVWLLNLSLLVLAAAALGLVFLLRPRPTPFGWALVSVHTTTLLSALTALYAQLTHLCFPAHAALALAALSSHAVASLAFFLRHDHSLQLLGSARDRREQFVLAFLEEVLLLGMFLVQAVALAATCVVSQRWAREYEAAETEKAAVARKRGRKIGYRRSRRTPG; this is encoded by the coding sequence ATGGCGTCGGCCACCGGCAACTCCAGCCTGAGAAGCTGTTCCTCGCTGCCGAACCTGCTCGTCTGGCTCCTCAACCTCtccctcctcgtcctcgccgccgccgcgctcggcCTGGTTTTCCTCCTCCGGCCCCGCCCGACGCCCTTCGGCTGGGCGCTCGTCTCCGTGCACACCACCACCCTGCTCTCCGCGCTCACGGCCCTGTACGCCCAGCTCACCCATCTCTGCTTCCCCGCGCACGCGGCGCTCGCGCTCGCCGCGCTCTCGAGCCACGCGGTCGCGTCCCTTGCTTTCTTCCTCCGCCACGACCACAGCCTCCAGCTCCTCGGGTCCGCCAGGGACCGCCGGGAGCAGTTCGTGCTGGCTTTCCTGGAGGAGGTGCTGCTGCTGGGCATGTTCCTGGTGCAGGCCGTGGCGCTGGCGGCCACGTGCGTGGTGAGCCAGCGGTGGGCGAGGGAGTACGAGGCTGCTGAGACGGAGAAGGCGGCCGTGGCGAGGAAGCGGGGGAGGAAGATAGGGTACAGGCGGAGTCGGCGGACGCCGGGGTGA